A stretch of the Archangium violaceum genome encodes the following:
- a CDS encoding zinc-ribbon domain-containing protein, whose product MEIACPQCSMQYALDPRLLPPGGVPVQCTRCSHIFIAAPPGAAAPPPRPAAPRPTAPNPSPNPSLNSTLLYGDAGGAAQQHPIGTTQTFGAVPRIPSVAPVGPAGPRPQPAPAGAVPAPQTTQVFGAVPKPPPAARPPAGAVPAPQTTQVFGAVPQPRARPPSAATTPPFGSMPQQVAPVARPPAGTTAPAPQTTQVFGAVPAPQTTQVFGAVPEVPPRAQAPAMPPPGQPATGTFSQPPGLMPRAATEERLPEAPAPKPGPLVGVAATTPIELPDEILDQLNRPLSELIAEGASSPENPQSQAGGPVQALSKPLELPPALLDGSVDITPKEGRGKRPEPGRKGRNLLIAGGVLVLALTAFLTSPAWLTKSNAMPHEVRVARDEAVVLLRRDDAASKEEALSRLKALSAAHPQNVELLAEVASALGMHVDDTRVQVATLQAKVLRLQARISRLKLARSPADWQSRVNTMQEELTATQRELTPLDERAKVLSKEAVQVLKQLGAAPEKESREVALARLRGSAMLSSILGGGEALGMAVKLAQADLRDWSTVAMAEYVLNYATPTEPQIQESIAALERLREKDNTFLRAYVLGARIALTRKETAVAQSLLDAVITLNPKHELAQQLHSYAGELAKQESEPEPIPPAPSPEVELPPAVDPDATASSDAGAEATAPLAPSLEATPSP is encoded by the coding sequence GTGGAGATCGCCTGCCCCCAGTGCTCGATGCAGTACGCGCTCGACCCCCGGTTGCTTCCGCCAGGGGGTGTTCCGGTGCAGTGCACCCGTTGTAGCCACATCTTCATCGCCGCTCCGCCGGGTGCGGCGGCTCCTCCTCCTCGTCCGGCGGCTCCCCGTCCCACCGCGCCCAACCCGAGCCCGAACCCCAGCCTGAACTCCACGTTGCTCTATGGCGACGCGGGTGGGGCCGCGCAGCAGCATCCCATCGGGACGACGCAGACCTTTGGCGCGGTGCCGAGGATTCCGTCGGTGGCTCCCGTGGGGCCGGCGGGCCCCAGGCCCCAACCGGCTCCGGCGGGGGCGGTACCCGCGCCCCAGACGACGCAGGTGTTCGGCGCGGTGCCCAAGCCTCCGCCCGCGGCCAGGCCTCCGGCGGGGGCGGTACCCGCGCCCCAGACGACGCAGGTGTTCGGCGCGGTGCCGCAGCCGCGGGCCAGGCCGCCCTCCGCGGCGACGACGCCCCCCTTCGGCTCCATGCCGCAGCAGGTGGCTCCCGTTGCCAGGCCCCCGGCGGGCACCACGGCGCCCGCGCCCCAGACGACACAGGTGTTCGGTGCCGTGCCCGCGCCCCAGACGACGCAGGTGTTCGGCGCCGTGCCCGAGGTTCCGCCCAGGGCACAGGCTCCGGCGATGCCTCCGCCCGGTCAGCCCGCGACGGGGACGTTCTCGCAACCTCCGGGGCTGATGCCTCGGGCCGCGACCGAGGAGCGGCTCCCCGAGGCCCCGGCCCCCAAGCCAGGGCCGTTGGTCGGGGTCGCGGCGACGACGCCCATCGAGCTTCCCGACGAGATCCTCGACCAGTTGAACCGCCCGCTCTCGGAGTTGATAGCGGAGGGCGCTTCCTCTCCCGAGAACCCGCAGTCCCAGGCGGGAGGGCCGGTGCAGGCCCTGTCCAAGCCTCTCGAGCTGCCGCCGGCATTGCTCGATGGGTCCGTCGACATCACCCCCAAGGAAGGCCGCGGCAAGCGCCCGGAGCCGGGTCGCAAGGGCCGGAACCTGCTCATCGCGGGAGGCGTGCTCGTGCTCGCCCTGACGGCGTTCCTGACCTCGCCGGCGTGGCTCACGAAGTCCAACGCCATGCCGCACGAGGTGCGGGTCGCCCGGGACGAGGCGGTGGTGTTGCTGCGGCGGGACGATGCGGCCTCGAAGGAAGAGGCCCTCTCCCGGTTGAAGGCCCTGTCGGCCGCGCACCCCCAGAACGTCGAGCTCCTGGCGGAGGTGGCGAGCGCGCTCGGCATGCATGTGGACGACACCCGTGTCCAGGTGGCCACGCTCCAGGCGAAGGTGCTGCGGCTGCAGGCTCGCATCAGTCGCCTCAAGCTGGCCCGGTCGCCGGCCGACTGGCAGAGCCGTGTCAACACGATGCAGGAGGAGCTGACCGCCACCCAGCGGGAGCTGACCCCGCTCGACGAGCGCGCCAAGGTGCTCTCGAAGGAAGCCGTGCAGGTGCTGAAGCAGCTGGGAGCGGCTCCCGAGAAGGAGTCCCGTGAGGTCGCCCTGGCTCGTCTTCGGGGCAGTGCCATGCTCAGCAGCATCCTGGGCGGGGGCGAGGCGCTCGGCATGGCCGTGAAGCTGGCCCAGGCGGACCTGCGGGACTGGAGCACGGTGGCGATGGCCGAGTACGTCCTCAACTACGCCACGCCCACGGAGCCCCAGATCCAGGAGTCCATCGCCGCGCTGGAGCGTCTGCGTGAGAAGGACAACACCTTCCTGCGTGCCTATGTGCTGGGAGCGCGCATCGCCCTGACGCGCAAGGAGACGGCCGTCGCGCAGTCGCTGTTGGACGCCGTCATCACCCTCAACCCCAAGCACGAGCTGGCCCAGCAGCTTCATTCGTACGCCGGGGAGCTGGCGAAACAGGAGTCCGAGCCCGAGCCAATCCCGCCGGCTCCCTCGCCCGAGGTCGAGCTCCCTCCGGCCGTCGATCCGGATGCCACCGCCTCGTCGGACGCCGGGGCCGAAGCCACCGCTCCGCTGGCTCCCTCTCTCGAGGCCACCCCTTCGCCCTGA
- a CDS encoding glycosyltransferase family 2 protein, with product MAELVFWCAAVLLVHTYFLYPVVLFALDGVAQVLHNVRYMRSGQSQRLGEQPSALPRVSLVVAAYNEASCIEEKLRNSLALDYPAERFEVLIGSDGSSDGTDELVQRCTDERVRLSAAPRGGKTSVLNRCIPMAKGDIVLLSDANTMIEPEAVKRLVRHFENPEVGAVCGQLRLYNPTKAEYEESTYWTYESLIKFYEGKRGAVVGANGGLYAIRRSLFNALPPSTIVDDFVIPLRILEKGYKVVYEPEAVAHEETTEDYGKEFGRRARIAAGNFQSLRMVPGLLSPLSGFPAFAFWSHKLLRWCAPALMALAFVANLFLLNSTFYQLALAGQVLFYALAYLGKRGALKGTARRVASVAYYFVTMNLAIVVGFWRFLRNTQRAAWDRTARASS from the coding sequence ATGGCGGAACTGGTGTTCTGGTGTGCCGCGGTGCTGCTGGTACACACGTACTTTCTGTACCCGGTGGTGTTGTTCGCCCTGGATGGCGTGGCGCAGGTGCTCCACAACGTGCGCTACATGCGCTCGGGGCAGAGCCAGCGCCTGGGTGAGCAGCCGAGCGCGCTGCCCCGGGTGAGCCTGGTGGTGGCGGCCTACAACGAGGCGAGCTGCATCGAGGAGAAGCTGCGCAACAGTCTGGCGCTGGACTATCCGGCGGAGCGCTTCGAGGTGCTGATCGGCTCGGACGGCTCGTCGGACGGGACGGACGAGCTCGTGCAGCGGTGCACGGACGAGCGGGTGAGGCTGTCGGCGGCGCCGCGCGGCGGGAAGACGTCGGTGTTGAACCGGTGCATCCCGATGGCGAAGGGCGACATCGTGTTGCTCTCGGACGCCAACACGATGATCGAGCCGGAGGCGGTGAAGCGGCTGGTGCGGCACTTCGAGAACCCCGAGGTGGGGGCGGTGTGCGGGCAGCTGCGGCTCTACAACCCGACGAAGGCCGAGTACGAGGAGAGCACGTACTGGACGTACGAATCGCTCATCAAGTTCTACGAGGGCAAGCGGGGTGCGGTGGTGGGGGCGAATGGAGGGCTGTATGCCATCCGCCGCTCGCTGTTCAACGCGCTGCCCCCGTCGACGATCGTGGACGACTTCGTGATTCCGCTGCGCATCCTGGAGAAGGGCTACAAGGTGGTCTACGAGCCCGAGGCGGTGGCGCACGAGGAGACGACGGAGGACTACGGGAAGGAGTTCGGGCGGAGGGCGCGCATCGCGGCGGGGAACTTCCAGAGCCTGAGGATGGTGCCGGGCCTGTTGTCGCCGCTGTCTGGCTTCCCGGCGTTCGCGTTCTGGTCCCACAAGCTGCTGCGCTGGTGCGCGCCGGCGCTGATGGCCCTGGCCTTCGTGGCGAACCTCTTCCTGCTGAACAGCACCTTCTACCAGCTGGCACTGGCCGGTCAGGTGTTGTTCTACGCGCTGGCGTACCTCGGGAAGAGGGGAGCGCTGAAGGGGACGGCACGGAGGGTGGCGTCGGTGGCCTACTACTTCGTGACGATGAACCTGGCGATCGTGGTGGGCTTCTGGCGGTTCCTGCGCAACACGCAGCGGGCCGCGTGGGATCGCACGGCCCGGGCCTCCTCGTAG
- a CDS encoding glycoside hydrolase family 55 protein — translation MLVSLSSLGIGAACASPEESEPSLTPETLAAAVTEVKFPSDAPVWNVRDFGARGDGVTDDTQAFQAAISAAIDHNGRYGALRIVYIPNGTYKITDTLESRIANTKYWHGFRAGLYLQGESQAGTILSLPAAAPGYTSASTPKAVILTGSEQNGFSATFPESEGNEAFRHYIRNLTVEIGSGNPGAVGIDYLVNNRGGIYNVTVKPVDSGRVGHTGIKMDRQWPGMSLAAAPR, via the coding sequence TTGCTGGTTTCACTCTCCTCCCTGGGGATCGGCGCGGCCTGCGCCAGTCCCGAGGAGTCCGAGCCCTCCCTGACGCCGGAGACCCTGGCGGCGGCGGTCACGGAGGTGAAGTTCCCGTCCGACGCGCCCGTCTGGAACGTGCGTGATTTCGGAGCCAGGGGAGACGGTGTCACGGACGACACGCAAGCCTTCCAGGCCGCGATCAGTGCCGCGATCGATCATAACGGCCGGTATGGCGCGCTCCGCATCGTCTACATCCCGAACGGCACCTACAAGATCACCGATACCCTCGAGAGCCGCATCGCCAATACGAAGTACTGGCACGGCTTCCGCGCGGGGCTCTACCTGCAGGGGGAAAGCCAGGCGGGAACCATCCTGTCCCTGCCTGCCGCGGCTCCTGGCTACACGTCGGCCTCGACTCCGAAGGCGGTCATCCTGACGGGCTCGGAGCAGAACGGGTTTTCCGCGACCTTCCCCGAGAGTGAGGGCAACGAGGCCTTCCGCCACTACATCCGCAACCTCACGGTCGAGATCGGCAGTGGCAATCCCGGTGCCGTGGGAATCGACTACCTGGTGAACAACCGGGGCGGCATCTACAACGTCACCGTCAAGCCCGTCGACTCCGGCCGTGTCGGGCATACGGGCATCAAGATGGACCGCCAGTGGCCTGGGATGTCGCTGGCGGCAGCTCCACGGTGA
- the zigA gene encoding zinc metallochaperone GTPase ZigA, whose product MAGPLPVTVLSGFLGAGKTTLLNHVLHNREGLRVAVIVNDMSEVNIDAKLVKSGASLSRVDERLVEMSNGCICCTLREDLLVEVGRLAREGRFDYLLIESTGISEPLPVAETFTSEDGSGRTLGEVARLDTLVTVVDAFNFLRDWEQAEDLRDRGLAAGEEDERTVVDLLVEQVEFADVLVVNKTDLVTPTQVEELEAILAGLNPGAKVVRAERGKVPLSEVLNTGRFDLEKARRSPGWLREMRGEHVPESEAYGIESFVFRSRRPLHPGRFWKFIHEGWGGVLRSKGFFWLATRMDITGVWAQAGGACSFEPVGLWWDAVPREEWPEDAEARAEVEREVREGPHGDRRQELVFITRNLDREALLRRLEGCLLTDAEYAKGPEGWRRLKDPFPAWVRVRPEDEGLTPTPAE is encoded by the coding sequence ATGGCGGGGCCGCTGCCGGTGACGGTGCTCTCGGGGTTCCTGGGAGCGGGGAAGACGACGCTGCTCAACCACGTGCTCCACAACCGCGAGGGACTGCGGGTGGCGGTCATCGTCAACGACATGAGCGAGGTGAACATCGACGCGAAGCTGGTGAAGTCGGGCGCGTCGCTGTCGCGCGTGGACGAGCGGCTGGTGGAGATGAGCAACGGGTGCATCTGCTGCACCCTGCGCGAGGATCTGCTGGTGGAGGTGGGGCGGCTGGCGCGGGAAGGCCGCTTCGACTACCTGCTCATCGAGTCCACGGGCATCTCCGAGCCACTGCCGGTGGCGGAGACGTTCACCTCCGAGGACGGCTCCGGGCGCACGCTGGGCGAGGTGGCCCGGCTGGACACGCTGGTGACGGTGGTGGACGCCTTCAACTTCCTGAGGGACTGGGAACAGGCGGAGGACCTGCGCGATCGGGGACTGGCCGCGGGCGAGGAGGACGAGCGCACCGTGGTGGACCTGCTGGTGGAGCAGGTGGAGTTCGCCGACGTGCTGGTGGTGAACAAGACGGACCTGGTCACCCCGACCCAGGTAGAGGAGCTGGAGGCCATCCTCGCCGGGCTCAATCCGGGGGCGAAGGTGGTGCGCGCCGAGCGCGGCAAGGTGCCCCTGTCCGAAGTGCTGAACACGGGCCGGTTCGATCTGGAGAAGGCGCGGCGCTCACCCGGATGGCTGCGGGAGATGCGCGGCGAGCACGTGCCCGAGTCCGAGGCATACGGCATCGAGAGCTTCGTCTTCAGGTCCCGCCGTCCGCTTCACCCCGGGCGCTTCTGGAAGTTCATCCACGAGGGCTGGGGCGGAGTGCTGCGCTCCAAGGGCTTCTTCTGGCTGGCCACGCGCATGGACATCACCGGGGTGTGGGCGCAGGCGGGCGGAGCCTGCTCCTTCGAGCCCGTGGGCCTGTGGTGGGATGCGGTGCCGCGCGAGGAGTGGCCGGAGGACGCCGAGGCCCGCGCAGAGGTGGAGCGCGAGGTGCGCGAGGGCCCTCACGGAGACCGGCGCCAGGAGCTCGTCTTCATCACCCGGAACCTGGACCGCGAGGCGCTGCTGCGCAGGCTGGAGGGCTGCCTCCTCACGGACGCCGAGTACGCGAAGGGACCCGAGGGCTGGCGTCGCCTGAAGGATCCCTTCCCCGCGTGGGTGAGGGTGCGCCCCGAAGACGAAGGACTCACCCCCACGCCCGCTGAATGA
- the rpmG gene encoding 50S ribosomal protein L33, with protein MPKGNRTIVHLVSTAGTGHFYTTTKNKRLSQEKLEKKKYDPRIRKHVLYREGKV; from the coding sequence ATGCCGAAGGGAAACCGCACCATCGTCCACCTGGTGTCCACCGCGGGCACGGGGCACTTCTACACGACGACGAAGAACAAGCGGCTCTCGCAGGAGAAGCTGGAGAAGAAGAAGTACGACCCGCGCATCCGCAAGCACGTGCTCTACCGCGAGGGCAAGGTCTGA
- a CDS encoding GNAT family N-acetyltransferase produces the protein MNTRDGLTDARLELLFEGLIGKNTYYPGQLGPPVRVQRTPHYAAINSGHKTDTFNLVISKRLGAEGPALADRLCGEFNAAKLPAAWWTCDELREEALLEALRRNDFVEDEVDVGMLADLSELPSMNPPAGLEIKLVERPEEVEAFGHVIASLFEPPDVYVVPFYEQVARLGRLTERPLKLFLGLVDGRPVGTSSIYLSGDGAHIFDISTRAEHRNRGYGSALTHFSLAFARGLGAKIGALQASPDGLGIYRRMGFREVCTFRIYSNKSRLAD, from the coding sequence ATGAACACCCGGGATGGACTCACGGATGCGCGGCTCGAGCTCCTGTTCGAGGGGCTGATCGGCAAGAACACCTATTATCCGGGCCAGCTCGGGCCGCCGGTGCGGGTCCAGCGAACCCCTCACTACGCGGCCATCAATTCCGGCCACAAGACAGACACCTTCAACCTGGTGATCAGCAAGCGGCTCGGTGCGGAAGGTCCAGCGCTGGCCGACCGCCTCTGCGGGGAGTTCAACGCGGCGAAGCTGCCCGCGGCCTGGTGGACCTGCGACGAGCTCCGGGAGGAGGCACTCCTGGAGGCACTCCGGCGCAACGACTTCGTGGAGGACGAGGTCGACGTGGGAATGCTCGCCGATCTCAGCGAGCTCCCATCGATGAACCCTCCCGCCGGACTGGAGATCAAGTTGGTGGAGCGGCCGGAGGAGGTGGAAGCCTTTGGACATGTCATCGCCTCGCTCTTCGAACCACCAGACGTCTATGTCGTCCCCTTCTACGAACAGGTGGCCCGGCTCGGACGGCTGACGGAGCGCCCGCTGAAGCTCTTCCTCGGACTCGTCGACGGCCGCCCGGTGGGGACGAGCTCCATCTATCTGAGCGGAGATGGCGCGCACATCTTCGACATCAGCACCCGGGCCGAGCACCGCAACCGGGGCTACGGTTCGGCGCTCACCCACTTCTCCCTCGCGTTCGCGCGCGGACTCGGTGCGAAGATCGGCGCCCTTCAGGCCTCCCCTGACGGACTGGGCATCTATCGACGGATGGGCTTCCGGGAGGTGTGTACGTTCCGGATCTACTCCAACAAATCAAGGCTCGCCGACTGA
- a CDS encoding CHAP domain-containing protein, with protein MRLCVLLAGMVVMTGCATGMPMGGRVLASSYRYSPLTPAAAPRAPLSEAAPSPAPQKKTVRPPPPDARDNVLAAARGLVGSSKVRLAGRTWPNDCTGFVEAVYAKAGISFRGANLARDNGVTAMYRYARTHGRVYTRGRPKPGDLVFFRETYDQNRDGRRNDGLTHVGVVDEVERDGTVVVIHRVKRGVVRYRMNLAKPSLRRDPRTGEVLNDMLRGPGSGKVPVLTGQLFAAYGSVLPESAPNAVARR; from the coding sequence ATGAGGCTCTGCGTGCTGCTCGCGGGAATGGTGGTGATGACGGGATGCGCCACCGGCATGCCCATGGGAGGGCGGGTGCTCGCCTCCAGTTACCGGTACAGCCCGCTGACGCCCGCCGCCGCGCCCCGGGCTCCCTTGAGCGAGGCAGCTCCCTCACCTGCTCCCCAGAAGAAGACGGTTCGCCCTCCCCCGCCCGATGCCCGCGACAACGTGCTCGCCGCCGCCCGCGGGCTCGTGGGCAGCAGCAAGGTGCGGCTCGCCGGGCGCACCTGGCCGAATGACTGCACCGGCTTCGTCGAGGCCGTGTACGCGAAGGCTGGAATCTCGTTCCGCGGCGCCAACCTGGCCCGGGACAATGGCGTCACCGCCATGTACCGCTACGCCCGGACCCATGGCCGCGTGTACACCCGGGGCCGGCCGAAGCCGGGAGATCTGGTGTTCTTCCGCGAGACCTATGACCAGAACCGCGATGGCCGGCGCAACGACGGGCTCACCCATGTGGGCGTGGTGGACGAGGTCGAGCGCGATGGCACCGTCGTCGTCATCCACCGCGTGAAGCGTGGCGTGGTGCGCTACCGGATGAACCTCGCGAAGCCGAGCCTCCGGCGCGATCCACGCACGGGAGAGGTGCTGAACGACATGCTGCGCGGCCCCGGGTCCGGGAAGGTTCCCGTGCTCACCGGACAGTTGTTCGCCGCTTATGGCTCGGTGCTGCCAGAGAGCGCACCCAACGCAGTGGCACGGAGGTAG
- a CDS encoding HEAT repeat domain-containing protein: MRKLRAFSLLLLLTGCGAPRAYQRARDADTLEAYRAFLREYPEGEEAEAIEVRIEELEFEEASKLHTVVAYKRFLEAHPEAPRARAARALLEGLRFNAAKEAGTAAALRQFLRDHPDGAQREEAQRLLKEAELKELSTTTDTQQLREYLREAPDDPRRLEVESRLDDETFARAETAGAAQLLAYLRDFPAGRYREQAKVRLLELEVEGLLVSGLVEEAEARVAGHPLGTKLKNFPARLARARAERAAQESREPLAQAAQVGHYLRSIEDLRGALLAPDPMDRWQAAEELGQHVSVRVLDPLLEAFRSGRNPLVRQRALEGLQTVLRALPKPVADYEVAVRLESLREKAGSPELYLSMAVLLDLSGRMGEAVPEYQRAFLPEDPDPVVLRRWVEIREERRQSFSAAVAARQLSLWALRVAREESISPEGGVPLAAARQLCAAVQGARFASETISRARKANTEFPEDLDGFAMTAADALKLAEARLADAELLLREKTPGARTCGENEVRERLVSAVSERREALRSVGTKLPKLAPLLLELARDRDPSPEIRAEASSRLTALQTH; encoded by the coding sequence ATGCGCAAGCTCCGAGCCTTCTCCCTGCTGTTGTTGTTGACCGGCTGTGGCGCGCCCCGGGCGTACCAGCGGGCACGGGACGCGGACACGCTGGAGGCCTACCGCGCGTTCCTGCGCGAGTACCCGGAGGGAGAGGAGGCCGAGGCCATCGAGGTGCGCATCGAGGAGCTGGAGTTCGAGGAGGCCTCGAAGCTGCACACGGTGGTGGCCTACAAGCGCTTCCTGGAGGCGCACCCGGAGGCGCCGCGGGCCCGCGCGGCGAGGGCGTTGCTGGAGGGGTTGCGCTTCAACGCGGCGAAGGAGGCGGGCACGGCGGCGGCGCTGCGGCAGTTCCTGAGGGATCATCCGGACGGGGCGCAGCGCGAGGAGGCGCAGCGGCTCCTGAAGGAGGCGGAGCTGAAGGAGCTGTCCACGACGACGGACACACAGCAGCTGCGCGAGTACCTGCGGGAGGCGCCGGATGATCCGCGGCGGCTGGAGGTGGAGTCGCGGCTGGATGACGAGACCTTCGCGCGGGCGGAGACGGCAGGGGCGGCGCAGCTCCTCGCGTACCTGCGGGACTTCCCGGCGGGGCGGTATCGCGAGCAGGCGAAGGTGAGATTGCTGGAGCTGGAGGTGGAGGGGCTGCTCGTCTCGGGGCTGGTGGAGGAGGCGGAGGCGCGCGTGGCGGGACACCCGCTCGGGACGAAGCTGAAGAACTTCCCGGCCCGTCTGGCCCGGGCCCGCGCCGAGCGCGCGGCCCAGGAGAGCCGCGAGCCGCTGGCCCAGGCCGCGCAGGTGGGGCACTACCTGCGGAGTATCGAGGATCTGCGGGGCGCGTTGCTCGCGCCGGATCCGATGGACCGGTGGCAGGCGGCGGAGGAGCTGGGGCAGCACGTGTCGGTGAGGGTGCTGGATCCCCTGCTGGAGGCGTTCCGCTCGGGGCGCAACCCGCTCGTCCGGCAACGGGCGTTGGAGGGGCTCCAGACGGTGCTGCGCGCGCTGCCGAAGCCGGTGGCGGACTACGAGGTGGCGGTGCGGCTGGAGTCGCTGCGCGAGAAGGCGGGCAGCCCGGAGCTGTACCTGTCCATGGCGGTGCTGCTGGACCTGTCGGGTCGGATGGGCGAGGCGGTTCCCGAGTACCAGCGGGCCTTCCTGCCGGAGGATCCGGATCCGGTGGTGCTGCGGCGCTGGGTGGAGATCCGCGAGGAGCGGCGCCAGTCCTTCTCGGCGGCGGTGGCGGCGCGGCAGCTCTCGCTGTGGGCGCTGCGGGTGGCGCGTGAGGAGTCGATCTCCCCCGAGGGCGGCGTGCCATTGGCGGCGGCGAGACAGTTGTGCGCGGCGGTGCAGGGGGCGCGGTTCGCGTCGGAGACCATTTCCCGGGCCCGGAAGGCGAACACCGAGTTCCCCGAGGACCTGGACGGCTTCGCGATGACGGCGGCGGACGCGCTGAAGCTGGCGGAGGCGAGGCTGGCGGACGCGGAGTTGCTGCTGCGCGAGAAGACGCCCGGGGCGCGCACGTGCGGGGAGAACGAGGTCCGCGAGCGCCTGGTGAGCGCCGTGTCCGAGCGCCGCGAGGCACTCCGCTCGGTGGGGACGAAGCTGCCGAAGCTCGCGCCGCTGTTGCTCGAGCTCGCCCGGGACCGGGATCCCTCCCCGGAGATCCGGGCCGAGGCCTCCTCCCGGCTCACCGCGCTCCAGACCCACTGA
- a CDS encoding ATP-dependent helicase, with product MATRTYTLKAATTTPASRIDYERLLNEEQLLAVEAGEGPVLVIAGAGSGKTRTLTFRVARMLERGIPPEGVLLLTFTNKAAREMTRRVEELAGAFADVRALLGGTFHHAAHVLLRQHAGAIGFTRDFTVLDREDARDLMSSCIAERKLPRERRFPRAEVVLDLVSMAANLQETVAEVLVERRPQFLPLAEEVLAVARRFAERKARMHLMDFDDLLVMLKRLLVDSPIIREQLVERFHCVLVDEYQDTNRLQGDLVDLLAGERRNLTVVGDDCQSIYSFRGADFTNIIDFPKRYPGCGIFQLTRNYRSTPEILRLANASISLNQRQFPKQLISSRPPGPVPVLVPTLDVDQQAAFVVQRVLELRDGGMPLEEMAVLYRAHSHSIELQLELTRRGIPFRVRSGVRFFEQLHVKDVLAHLRLVGNPRDELALKRIIQRVPGIGPARAEALWEALITLPPELSLVEALARPELQAAVPRRAAPGFGRLIQLLVRLSAPGSNLTPGRMIQDVLEGGYGEYLRTEYPEEERREDDIRQLAEFAGRFEDLARFLSEIALVAEFSAREATGEAPDESLTLSTVHQSKGLEWRAVFVISLAEGRFPLPGAARTPDEEEEERRLFYVAATRARDELALSYPISAVLRGGERAILRLSRFVEELPVGEDAPYDRLILETRTKQDGS from the coding sequence ATGGCCACCCGCACGTACACGCTGAAGGCCGCGACGACGACACCCGCGTCGCGCATCGACTATGAGCGGCTGCTCAACGAGGAGCAGTTGCTGGCGGTGGAGGCGGGGGAGGGGCCGGTGCTGGTCATCGCGGGGGCGGGCTCCGGCAAGACGCGCACGCTGACATTCCGGGTGGCGCGGATGCTGGAGCGGGGCATTCCTCCCGAGGGGGTGCTGCTGCTCACCTTCACCAACAAGGCCGCGCGGGAGATGACGCGGCGGGTGGAGGAGCTGGCCGGGGCCTTCGCGGACGTGCGCGCGCTGCTCGGTGGCACCTTCCACCACGCGGCCCACGTGCTGTTGCGCCAACACGCGGGCGCCATTGGCTTCACCCGCGACTTCACGGTGCTGGACCGCGAGGACGCGCGCGACCTGATGTCCTCGTGCATCGCCGAGCGCAAGCTGCCCCGGGAGCGGCGCTTCCCCAGGGCCGAGGTGGTGTTGGACCTGGTCTCCATGGCCGCCAACCTGCAGGAGACGGTGGCGGAGGTGCTGGTGGAGCGCAGGCCTCAGTTCCTCCCGCTGGCGGAAGAGGTGCTCGCGGTGGCGCGCCGCTTCGCCGAGCGCAAGGCGCGCATGCACCTGATGGACTTCGATGATCTGCTGGTGATGCTCAAGCGGCTGCTCGTCGACAGCCCCATCATCCGCGAGCAGCTCGTGGAGCGGTTCCACTGCGTGCTGGTGGACGAGTACCAGGACACCAACCGGTTGCAGGGCGACCTGGTGGATCTGCTCGCCGGCGAGCGCCGCAACCTCACCGTGGTGGGCGATGATTGCCAGTCCATCTACAGCTTCCGGGGCGCGGACTTCACCAACATCATCGACTTTCCCAAGCGCTACCCGGGCTGCGGCATCTTCCAGCTCACCCGCAACTACCGCTCCACACCGGAGATCCTCCGGCTGGCCAACGCCTCCATCTCCCTCAACCAGCGCCAGTTCCCCAAGCAGCTGATCTCCTCGCGGCCCCCGGGGCCGGTGCCCGTGCTGGTGCCCACGCTGGACGTGGATCAGCAGGCCGCCTTCGTGGTCCAGCGGGTGCTCGAGCTGCGCGACGGAGGCATGCCGTTGGAGGAGATGGCGGTGCTCTACCGCGCCCACAGCCACTCCATCGAGCTGCAGCTGGAGCTGACGCGCCGGGGCATCCCCTTCCGGGTGCGCTCGGGGGTGCGCTTCTTCGAGCAGCTCCACGTGAAGGACGTGCTCGCCCACCTCCGGCTGGTGGGCAACCCGCGCGATGAGCTCGCCCTCAAGCGGATCATCCAGCGGGTGCCCGGCATCGGCCCGGCCAGGGCGGAGGCGCTCTGGGAGGCGTTGATCACCCTGCCGCCGGAGCTCTCGCTGGTGGAGGCCCTGGCTCGTCCCGAGCTCCAGGCCGCGGTGCCCCGCAGGGCGGCTCCGGGCTTCGGCCGGTTGATCCAGCTGTTGGTGCGGCTGAGCGCCCCTGGGTCGAACCTGACACCGGGGCGGATGATCCAGGACGTGTTGGAGGGGGGCTACGGCGAGTACCTCAGGACGGAGTACCCGGAGGAGGAGCGGCGGGAGGACGACATCCGGCAGCTGGCCGAGTTCGCGGGGCGCTTCGAGGACCTGGCGCGCTTCCTGTCGGAAATCGCACTGGTGGCCGAATTCTCGGCCCGTGAGGCCACGGGAGAGGCCCCGGACGAGAGCCTCACGCTCTCCACCGTGCACCAGTCCAAGGGCCTGGAATGGCGGGCGGTTTTCGTCATCTCCCTGGCCGAGGGCCGCTTCCCACTGCCCGGTGCGGCTCGCACGCCAGACGAGGAGGAGGAGGAGCGCCGGCTCTTCTATGTGGCGGCTACCCGGGCGAGGGACGAGCTGGCGTTGAGCTACCCGATCTCCGCGGTCCTGCGAGGAGGCGAGCGGGCCATCCTCCGGCTTTCCCGGTTCGTCGAGGAGCTACCTGTAGGCGAGGATGCTCCCTATGACCGGCTGATCCTGGAGACGAGAACTAAGCAAGACGGCTCCTGA